The following are encoded in a window of Falco biarmicus isolate bFalBia1 chromosome 8, bFalBia1.pri, whole genome shotgun sequence genomic DNA:
- the TNS1 gene encoding tensin-1 isoform X7, producing MDFGSVMNQAVTPCSPAVNYELPSPGESITKQVDALDATKSPRSGQSRRKTSRSMSLATAMESSCELDLVYITERIIAVSYPSTAEEQSFCSNLREVAHMLKSKHGDNYVLFNLSERRNDISKLHPKVLDFGWPDLHTPALEKICSICKAMDTWLNAAAHNVVVLHNKGNRGRLGVVVAAYMHYSNISASADQALDRFAMKRFYEDKVVPVGQPSQKRYIHYFSGLLSGSIKMNNKPLFLHHVIMHGIPNFESKGGCRPFLKIYQAMQPVYTSGIYNVQGDSQTGICITIEPGLLLKGDILLKCYHKKFRSPTRDVIFRVQFHTCAVHDLDVVFGKEDLDEAFRDERFPEYGKVEFVFSYGPEKIQGMEHLENGPSVSVDYNTSDPLIRWDSYENFNIQREDNAEGTWAEPPLPGKNLEKGVQSREKPPEESAVPARKRTPSNSHYEKSSPEPSSPRSPTILSPEVVSTIAANPGGRPKEPHLHSYKEAFEEMEGASPTSPPSSGVRSPPGLAKTPLSALGLKPHNPAEILLHPVGEPRSYVESVARTATTGRGGSLPTTQPAGLEVPARNGTFTNSFTTPSPVSTSSPIHSVDGASLRSYPSEGSPHSTVTPSHALAEPVCRSPVSSQTPSANSSYQNSSPSSFAMVQGGVPGSAYTSPDYPDGRASLQPDPQARPQAQVNVVGVHVLPGSPRTLHRTVATNTPSSPSFGRRAVNPSVSGTPGSPGLGRHTVVAHGNLVAPPGSPSLARHQAAAAVPPGSPLYGYSSPEERRPTLSRQSSSSGYQPPSTPSFPVSPAYYPGTSTPHSSSPDSAAYRQGSPTPQPALPEKRRMSAGDRSNSLPNYATVNGKASSPLSSGMSSPSSGSAVTFSHTLPDFSKFSMPDVSPETRANVKFVQDTSKYWYKPEISREQAIALLKDREPGAFIIRDSHSFRGAYGLAMKVASPPPTVMQQNKKGDITNELVRHFLIETSPRGVKLKGCPNEPNFGCLSALVYQHSIMPLALPCKLVIPDRDPMEEKKDTASATNSATDLLKQGAACNVLFINSVEMESLTGPQAIAKAVGETLVADPTPTATIVHFKVSAQGITLTDNQRKLFFRRHYPLNTVTFCDLDPQERKWTKTDDSGPAKLFGFVARKQGSTTDNICHLFAELDPDQPAAAIVNFVSRVMLGSGQKR from the exons ATGGATTTCGGGAGCGTCATGAACCAG gctgtgaccccctgctcccctgctgTCAACTATGAGCTG CCATCACCGGGGGAGAGCATCACGAAGCAGGTAGATGCCTTG GATGCCACAAAATCCCCGAGGAGTGGGCAGTCACGCCGCAAAACATCCAG GAGCATGAGCCTTGCCACAGCCATGGAGAGCAGCTGTGAGCTGGACCTGGTGTACATCACGGAGCGGATCATTGCCGTCTCCTACCCCAGCACGGCCGAGGAGCAGAGCTTCTGCAGCAACCTTCGTGAAGTGGCCCACATGCTGAAGTCCAAGCATGGGGACAATTATGTG CTTTTCAACCTCTCTGAGCGGAGAAATGATATCAGCAAACTTCACCCAAAG GTGCTGGATTTTGGGTGGCCTGACCTGCACACTCCAGCACTGGAGAAGATCTGCAGCATTTGCAAAGCCATGGACACGTGGCTGAACGCGGCAGCACACAACGTGGTGGTGCTGCACAACAAG GGGAACCGTGGCcggctgggggtggtggtggctgcCTACATGCACTACAGCAACATCTCAGCCAG TGCTGACCAGGCTCTGGACAGATTTGCCATGAAGCGCTTCTACGAGGACAAGGTGGTGCCGGTGGGACAGCCATCCCAGAAGAG GTACATCCATTACTTCAGTGGGCTCCTCTCTGGCAGCATCAAGATGAACAACAAGCCTCTCTTCCTCCATCATGTCATCATGCACGGCATCCCCAACTTTGAGTCGAAAGGCG GTTGTCGGCCCTTCCTGAAAATCTACCAGGCCATGCAGCCCGTCTACACCTCGGGGATCTA CAATGTGCAAGGAGACAGCCAGACAGGCATCTGCATCACCATTGAACCTGGCTTGCTTCTCAAGGGTGATATCTTG ctgaagTGTTACCACAAGAAATTTCGCAGCCCAACCCGTGATGTGATTTTCCGCGTGCAGTTCCACACATGCGCTGTGCATGACCTTGATGTCGTCTTTGGCAAGGAGGACCTGGATGAGGCCTTCAGAG ATGAGCGCTTCCCTGAGTACGGGAAGGTGGAGTTTGTGTTCTCCTATGGCCCTGAGAAGATCCAAG gCATGGAACACCTGGAGAATGGGCCCAGCGTTTCTGTGGACTATAACACATCTGATCCGCTCATCCGGTGGGACTCCTACGAGAACTTCAACATTCAGCGTGAGGACAATGCAGAGGGTACCTGGGCTGAGCCACCCCTGCCCGGCAAGAACCTGGAGAAAG GGGTGCAGTCCCGGGAGAAGCCCCCAGAGGAGAGCGCTGTGCCTGCCCGCAAGCGGACCCCCAGCAACAGCCACTATGAGAAGAGCTCGCCGGAGCCTAGTTCACCCCGCAGCCCCACCATCCTCTCGCCTGAGGTGGTCAGCACCATTGCGGCCAACCCTGGAGGGAGGCCCAAAGAG CCTCACCTCCACAGCTACAAAGAAGCCTTTGAAGAGATGGAGGGTGCCTCCCCCACCAGCCCACCCTCCAGCGGCG TGCGTTCTCCCCCCGGCCTGGCCAAGACCCCACTCTCAGCACTGGGGCTGAAACCCCACAACCCGGCTGAGATCCTGCTGCATCCGGTGGGAG agCCCAGGAGCTACGTCGAGTCGGTGGCACGCACGGCCACaacaggcaggggagggagccTGCCCACCACCCAGCCTGCGGGCCTGGAGGTGCCTGCCAGGAATGGCACCTTCACCAACTCCTTCACTACCCCCAGCCCTGtctccaccagcagccccatTCACAGTGTGGACGG GGCCTCCCTCCGCAGCTACCCATCAGAGGGCAGCCCCCACAGCACAGTTACACCTTCCCATGCCTTGGCTGAGCCTGTTTGCCGGTCACCTGTCAGCTCGCAGACACCCTCTGCTAACAGCAGCTACCAGAACTCGTCTCCATCTTCCTTTGCAATGGTCCAAGGTGGGGTCCCGGGCTCAGCATATACCAGCCCCGACTATCCCGATGGCCGAGCCAGCCTCCAGCCAGACCCCCAAGCTCGGCCGCAGGCACAGGTCAATGTGGTGGGGGTCCATGTCCTGCCAGGGAGCCCCCGCACCCTGCACCGGACAGTGGCTACCAACACGCCATCCAGCCCCAGCTTCGGGCGAAGAGCCGTCAACCCCAGCGTAAGCGGCACTCCCGGCAGCCCTGGACTGGGCAGACACACTGTAGTGGCCCATGGCAACCTGGTGGCCCCACCAGggagccccagcctggccaggcaTCAAGCTGCGGCAGCCGTCCCCCCTGGCAGCCCCCTGTATGGCTACTCCAGCCCAGAGGAGAGGCGCCCAACACTGTCTCggcagagcagctcctctggTTACCAGCCTCCTTCCACGCCATCCTTCCCTGTCTCGCCGGCGTACTACCCTGGCACGAGCACGCCGCACTCCTCTTCCCCGGACTCGGCCGCCTACCGCCAGGGCAGCCCCACGCCACAGCCTGCACTGCCTGAGAAGCGGCGGATGTCGGCCGGGGACCGCTCCAACAGCCTCCCCAACTACGCCACCGTCAATGGCAAGGCATCCTCCCCCCTCTCCAGTGGCATGTCCAGCCCCAGCAGTGGGAGTGCTGTCACCTTCTCCCACACGCTGCCAGACTTCTCCAAGTTCTCCATGCCAG aTGTCAGCCCCGAGACTCGTGCCAATGTCAAGTTTGTGCAGGACACTTCCAAGTACTGGTATAAACCGGAGATCTCCAGGGAGCAGG CCATTGCACTGCTGAAGGACAGGGAGCCAGGGGCTTTCATCATCCGAGACAGCCACTCCTTCCGGGGAGCCTACGGCCTTGCCATGAAAGTAGCTTCTCCGCCTCCCACAGTCATGCAGCAGAACAAGAAAG GAGACATCACCAACGAACTGGTAAGGCACTTCCTCATCGAGACTAGCCCACGGGGTGTGAAACTAAAAGGATGCCCCAATGAGCCCAATTTTG GCTGTCTCTCGGCTCTGGTGTACCAGCACTCCATTATGCCCTTGGCCCTGCCCTGCAAGCTGGTCATTCCTGACCGAG ATCccatggaggaaaagaaagacacTGCGTCTGCCACCAACTCAGCCACAGACCTCCTCAAACAGGGTGCGG CCTGCAATGTCCTCTTCATCAATTCTGTGGAGATGGAGTCACTGACAGGCCCCCAGGCCATCGCAAAGGCTGTTGGCGAGACGCTGGTGGCTGATCCCACACCCACTGCTACCATCGTCCACTTCAAAGTCTCTGCACAAGGCATCACCTTAACGGACAACCAGAGGAA